The following proteins come from a genomic window of Brevibacillus antibioticus:
- a CDS encoding Ig-like domain-containing protein — protein sequence MFKNGKDGDLVDNVVTLKAIDDTVGAGTLKGKLSEDGKTLTVTTANAVSKRYNVVIDGIKAKDGSAFVKYDDVVTFAADTTAPSIVSTVKDSASTFTVTFSEPIKEIGTVTFKYADGTPVADVDVTKEFTAPSNKVTFTLTSNIAAGKTVIATLIGTQDTASNLLTPNPATVTMVKGALDGVAPTVSAIAQTGADTLTVKFSEQLVKNPAIKIGTEVVAADKIVKDTTDPTLYHVTAQGVLEGVQTVVVSEFHDLSGEAGKETSKVVEFTKDAVAPKVASSNVVVDATDSKQYLELTFDKDVKVADNATVAGKGSYVKDHITYEITAAGTPVKQDATNKKVVRVNLDAFLAVDTDVEGATYNLDLTFANVTSGTDVAVEPAKSTFTRGKDGVPASGAVAKVTDVKQGTDNNKVNVTFDQAVDGASATNAANYKIDGAVVESVTLLPVDATAKTQVAVLNLKAGSNEFTGTRNINISDVKALGSTKVMEPFHINTVSLNENVAPVVVSAILTGTTEITLTFSEAVADGTEDDFEVLIEGKSQATAENVKVAVDAKATNTAKVTIASVGEDNKLAKGISLKALTSIDVKDTAGNVLSVPANIVVTK from the coding sequence TTGTTCAAAAATGGCAAAGATGGCGATCTCGTTGATAATGTAGTAACTCTCAAAGCTATCGACGATACTGTTGGTGCTGGTACATTGAAAGGTAAACTGAGCGAAGACGGAAAAACTTTGACTGTAACTACAGCAAATGCAGTTTCCAAGCGTTACAACGTAGTTATCGATGGCATCAAAGCTAAAGATGGCTCTGCTTTCGTTAAATACGATGATGTTGTAACATTCGCTGCTGACACAACTGCTCCGTCTATCGTTTCCACTGTAAAAGATTCCGCTAGCACTTTCACTGTTACATTCTCTGAGCCAATTAAAGAAATCGGCACTGTGACATTCAAATATGCTGACGGTACTCCTGTTGCAGATGTTGACGTTACAAAAGAATTTACTGCTCCATCTAACAAAGTGACTTTCACTTTGACTTCTAATATCGCAGCTGGTAAAACAGTAATTGCGACATTGATCGGTACGCAAGACACTGCGAGCAACCTGCTCACTCCAAACCCTGCAACTGTAACTATGGTTAAAGGTGCATTGGACGGAGTAGCTCCAACCGTTTCTGCTATCGCACAAACAGGTGCAGATACTTTGACTGTCAAATTCTCCGAGCAACTCGTTAAGAACCCAGCTATTAAAATCGGTACAGAAGTAGTTGCTGCCGATAAAATTGTGAAGGATACAACTGATCCTACTCTTTATCATGTAACAGCTCAAGGTGTACTTGAGGGTGTTCAAACTGTTGTAGTTTCTGAATTCCATGACCTCAGCGGTGAAGCTGGTAAAGAAACTAGCAAAGTTGTAGAATTTACAAAAGATGCAGTTGCACCAAAAGTTGCTTCTTCTAATGTAGTTGTTGATGCTACTGATAGCAAGCAATATCTGGAACTGACATTTGATAAAGATGTGAAAGTTGCTGATAATGCAACAGTAGCTGGTAAAGGTTCTTATGTTAAAGACCATATCACCTACGAAATTACTGCAGCTGGTACACCAGTAAAACAAGATGCAACTAACAAGAAAGTAGTTCGCGTAAACCTGGATGCTTTCTTGGCAGTCGACACTGATGTTGAAGGCGCTACTTACAACCTCGACCTGACTTTCGCTAATGTAACTAGCGGTACAGATGTAGCTGTTGAACCAGCTAAATCCACATTCACTCGCGGTAAAGATGGTGTACCAGCTAGTGGTGCAGTTGCGAAAGTAACTGATGTTAAGCAAGGTACTGACAACAACAAAGTAAACGTTACTTTTGACCAAGCAGTAGACGGAGCTTCAGCTACGAATGCAGCTAACTACAAAATTGACGGCGCTGTTGTTGAATCTGTAACATTGCTGCCAGTAGACGCTACAGCGAAGACTCAAGTTGCAGTACTGAACTTGAAAGCTGGTTCTAACGAATTTACTGGAACTCGCAACATCAACATCTCTGATGTGAAAGCTCTTGGTTCTACTAAAGTGATGGAGCCATTCCACATTAACACAGTATCTCTTAATGAGAACGTTGCACCAGTTGTAGTTTCTGCTATCTTGACTGGAACAACTGAAATCACTTTGACATTCTCTGAAGCAGTTGCGGATGGTACAGAGGATGATTTCGAAGTATTGATTGAAGGTAAATCTCAAGCAACAGCTGAGAATGTAAAAGTTGCTGTTGATGCAAAAGCTACCAACACTGCTAAAGTAACAATTGCATCAGTTGGTGAAGACAACAAACTCGCTAAAGGTATCTCTCTGAAGGCATTGACTTCGATCGATGTGAAAGATACTGCAGGAAACGTTTTGTCCGTTCCAGCTAACATCGTTGTTACTAAGTAA
- a CDS encoding tyrosine-type recombinase/integrase — MVLTQAINIFLQYLSSIGRSEQTITGYKKDLSYFTRFLESKYNCEPYIDEVLVTDIEDFLLYLKTERAYAPASRQRNLHTFRSFFAYAQKKEWVPRNIALSVEKIKVQQKERTYLEEAEVDELVNEIDHPLIRLVVMVLYMTGMRISECLNLKVDEVKWDQQVIHVVAGKGNKDRFIPISPRLLPVLKEYVLHHRPDTNSNRFFCTKKTGKLSPVYVNREITEAVKRLGWSKKVTAHILRHSFASQLVKKDVNLVQIQKLLGHSSLNVTSIYTHTNLDQLRDAISHL, encoded by the coding sequence ATGGTCTTAACTCAAGCAATAAATATTTTCTTGCAATACCTATCTTCAATTGGCCGGAGTGAACAAACGATTACGGGTTATAAAAAGGATTTGTCATACTTCACCCGTTTCCTGGAAAGCAAATACAACTGCGAACCATACATCGACGAAGTATTGGTAACGGATATCGAAGATTTTCTTCTTTATCTTAAAACAGAACGTGCCTATGCTCCTGCCAGCAGACAACGTAACCTTCATACTTTCCGTTCATTCTTTGCTTATGCACAGAAAAAAGAATGGGTTCCCCGGAATATTGCATTGTCAGTTGAGAAAATTAAGGTTCAGCAAAAAGAAAGAACATATTTGGAAGAAGCAGAGGTAGACGAGTTGGTTAATGAAATTGATCACCCACTCATTAGACTCGTCGTCATGGTTCTTTACATGACTGGTATGCGAATTTCAGAGTGTCTAAACCTGAAAGTCGATGAAGTGAAATGGGATCAACAAGTAATTCATGTAGTGGCGGGTAAGGGAAACAAGGATCGGTTTATTCCCATCTCCCCTCGTTTACTACCGGTGTTGAAGGAGTACGTACTTCATCATCGACCTGATACTAATTCCAATCGTTTTTTTTGTACAAAAAAAACGGGTAAGCTTTCTCCGGTTTACGTGAATCGTGAAATTACAGAAGCAGTCAAACGATTAGGCTGGAGCAAGAAAGTGACGGCGCATATCCTCCGCCACAGCTTTGCAAGTCAGTTAGTTAAAAAGGATGTTAATCTGGTTCAAATACAAAAGCTTCTAGGACATTCATCTTTGAACGTAACCAGTATTTATACTCACACCAATTTAGATCAGCTACGAGATGCGATCAGCCATTTGTAG
- a CDS encoding S-layer homology domain-containing protein: protein MKKVVNSVLASALALTVAPMAFAAEEAATTTTAPKMDADMEKTVKRLEALGLVSGYGNGEYGVDKTITRAEFATLVVRARALEQGAKLAQFNTTFSDVRSTDWFAGFVNVASGQEIIKGFPNKTFKPQDQVTYAQAVTMIVRALGYEPSVKGVWPNSMIAKASELNIARNITTPDVAATRGEIFKMLDNALRVDLMEQLEYGTDVRHQTTKETLLTKYLKVTVRDMEWSQDAGNDSNDLPLVTNVPAIGLGKIKANEVTLNGKDAGLGNTTYKVADGINANDFAGQHVQVWIKDNREKVIVWMEGSTDEEVIMDRVGEFTLKGKTIDDKDLDDLKNSDLSDLKLELDASEKSYRFNKNTQVTYNFTRFNDAVDGLKDIIKDNSKGSYTFGAKVVLDNNNEIAYIHVIDDQSINKEDEGVKYGSEVIAKIDADNKKITNRDNDKFSDLEGKEEGKDFLVFINGKPSKFSDLAEGMVYSVYYADGDEDKLLVFATNTPVEGKVEKVNTRNSNDVRLVIEGKPYRIYEGVTFSDDGNKDVQDIDKDHWDLVDSLDDETVKLYLDASGRVRHIETKDAIDDRKQKAIITRGVIYDPSKDTYNFRVLMQKGKERNVSLKAKDIYDFEGKNYGRDNMNEDDLKDILVPSKGKDTLLVEVTLDSNGDPSKVEMLKPVKVEAESGKAWDDLADEDDNMVGDYEVTDKTAVFNMTGDLEESKTKGTKELKNAKTAKFKTVADENDLSVIYTINDKDEVEAIFVIDGDGLDGDSIYGQVNEFGRAGGKDTIKVWVKDGDKVVEKEYKLNGDNDDLKDRGINRHDFIAFTLDSNEEVVVNDVVEVVNIKPKEKMLAEVTDEKGMKEANIDKMVVGLVTDVNKDTITYKDADDNKKKASIKSATAYFDLFDKYGKADGVSDGDYVVMIDSADISGTKYDFVVIVSDEKTVRKEKLADEAEAFLKQEPAKPDPGNDKWDALPSSFKGTAVDSLGLLQVVVELNKDFSRSDVKDFALYIEGKKVDKSTYEMIEEGNGWKVQYYIQDDSKPTKGEVKVTNAKGETDTASVKFEEA, encoded by the coding sequence CGCAGCAGAAGAAGCAGCAACTACAACTACAGCTCCTAAAATGGACGCTGATATGGAAAAAACCGTAAAACGCTTGGAAGCTCTTGGCCTGGTATCAGGTTATGGCAACGGCGAATACGGTGTAGACAAAACTATCACTCGTGCAGAGTTCGCTACTCTGGTTGTTCGTGCTCGCGCACTTGAGCAAGGTGCGAAATTGGCACAATTCAACACTACTTTCTCAGATGTAAGATCTACTGATTGGTTTGCTGGTTTCGTAAACGTAGCTTCCGGCCAAGAAATCATTAAAGGTTTCCCGAACAAAACTTTCAAACCACAAGACCAAGTTACTTATGCTCAAGCTGTAACTATGATCGTTCGTGCACTGGGTTATGAGCCATCCGTTAAGGGTGTATGGCCTAACAGCATGATCGCCAAAGCTTCCGAGCTGAACATTGCTAGAAACATCACTACTCCTGACGTTGCAGCAACTCGTGGCGAAATCTTCAAAATGCTCGACAACGCTCTTCGCGTAGACCTGATGGAGCAACTGGAATACGGTACTGACGTCCGTCACCAAACCACGAAAGAAACTCTCTTGACTAAATACCTGAAAGTTACTGTTCGTGACATGGAATGGTCTCAAGATGCTGGCAACGACAGCAATGATCTGCCATTGGTAACTAACGTACCAGCTATCGGTCTGGGCAAAATCAAAGCTAACGAAGTTACTTTGAACGGTAAAGACGCTGGTCTCGGCAACACTACTTACAAAGTAGCTGACGGTATCAACGCTAACGATTTCGCTGGTCAACACGTACAAGTGTGGATCAAAGACAACCGTGAAAAAGTAATCGTTTGGATGGAAGGTTCCACAGACGAAGAAGTTATCATGGACCGCGTAGGCGAGTTCACTTTGAAAGGCAAAACTATTGACGATAAAGATCTAGATGATCTGAAAAATTCTGATCTGTCTGATCTGAAATTGGAGTTGGACGCTAGCGAAAAAAGCTACCGCTTCAACAAAAACACCCAAGTAACTTACAACTTTACTCGATTCAACGATGCAGTTGATGGTTTGAAAGATATCATCAAGGACAACTCTAAAGGTAGCTACACTTTTGGTGCAAAAGTTGTTCTGGACAACAATAACGAGATTGCTTACATCCACGTTATTGACGACCAATCCATTAACAAAGAAGACGAAGGCGTTAAATACGGTTCCGAAGTTATCGCTAAAATCGATGCTGACAATAAGAAAATCACGAACCGTGATAACGACAAGTTTAGCGATCTGGAAGGCAAAGAAGAAGGTAAAGACTTCTTGGTATTCATCAACGGTAAACCATCTAAATTCAGCGATCTGGCAGAAGGCATGGTTTACAGCGTATACTACGCTGATGGCGACGAAGACAAACTGCTGGTATTCGCTACTAATACCCCAGTAGAAGGTAAAGTAGAAAAAGTTAATACCCGTAACAGCAACGACGTCCGCTTGGTTATTGAAGGCAAACCATACCGCATTTACGAAGGTGTTACTTTCTCCGATGACGGTAACAAAGATGTTCAAGACATCGACAAAGATCACTGGGATCTGGTTGACAGCTTGGACGACGAAACAGTAAAACTGTACCTGGATGCTTCTGGTCGTGTTCGTCACATCGAAACTAAGGATGCTATCGACGATCGCAAACAAAAAGCAATCATCACTCGTGGAGTTATTTACGACCCAAGCAAAGATACTTACAACTTCAGAGTGTTGATGCAAAAAGGTAAAGAAAGAAATGTTAGCCTCAAAGCTAAAGACATTTATGACTTCGAGGGCAAAAACTACGGCAGAGACAACATGAACGAAGATGATCTGAAAGACATCTTGGTACCTAGCAAAGGCAAAGACACTTTGCTCGTAGAGGTAACTCTTGATTCAAATGGCGACCCATCCAAAGTTGAAATGCTGAAACCTGTAAAAGTTGAAGCGGAATCCGGCAAAGCTTGGGATGACCTCGCTGATGAAGACGACAATATGGTTGGCGACTACGAAGTTACTGACAAAACAGCTGTCTTCAACATGACTGGTGATTTGGAAGAGAGCAAAACAAAAGGTACTAAAGAACTGAAAAACGCTAAAACTGCGAAGTTCAAAACCGTTGCTGATGAAAACGACCTGTCTGTAATCTACACTATTAACGATAAAGACGAAGTAGAAGCAATCTTCGTTATTGATGGTGATGGTTTGGATGGCGACTCTATCTACGGTCAAGTGAACGAATTTGGTCGCGCTGGCGGTAAAGACACCATCAAAGTATGGGTTAAAGATGGCGATAAGGTTGTTGAGAAAGAATACAAATTGAATGGCGATAATGACGATCTGAAAGACAGAGGTATTAATCGTCACGACTTCATCGCATTCACATTGGATTCCAACGAAGAAGTTGTTGTTAACGATGTAGTTGAAGTAGTTAACATCAAGCCTAAAGAAAAGATGCTGGCAGAAGTAACTGACGAAAAAGGCATGAAAGAAGCAAACATCGACAAAATGGTCGTTGGTTTGGTTACTGATGTAAACAAAGACACCATCACTTACAAAGATGCTGACGACAACAAGAAGAAAGCTAGCATCAAATCTGCTACAGCTTACTTCGATCTGTTCGATAAATACGGCAAAGCAGATGGCGTTAGCGATGGCGACTACGTTGTAATGATCGACAGCGCTGACATCTCCGGTACTAAATACGACTTCGTTGTGATCGTTTCCGACGAGAAGACAGTTCGTAAAGAAAAACTGGCAGATGAAGCAGAAGCATTCTTGAAGCAAGAGCCAGCTAAGCCGGATCCAGGTAATGATAAGTGGGATGCTCTTCCATCCAGCTTCAAAGGTACAGCAGTAGACTCCCTTGGTCTGCTCCAAGTAGTTGTTGAACTGAACAAAGACTTCTCTCGTTCCGATGTTAAAGACTTCGCTCTCTACATCGAAGGCAAAAAAGTAGACAAATCTACTTATGAGATGATCGAAGAAGGTAACGGTTGGAAAGTTCAATACTACATTCAAGACGATTCTAAACCAACTAAAGGCGAAGTCAAAGTGACTAACGCTAAAGGTGAGACCGATACAGCTTCTGTTAAATTCGAAGAAGCTTAA
- a CDS encoding SLAP domain-containing protein — MSWLLENWFGSKESLEQVREDIHENLHKEFYLGVSGLEDPQQSANRVESKELFLVLNGPWDDQLDEADHELLQYAHDEMPPVVRNEVGIIPFFTQVTNEGYLVLTYVRNATDRSILLQKLPLSLVTEDGEEVASKTFDLITSGPVMEMASRPMEFMFRWDEFDRIPEKEVPLKLTYFKPKKHKAEENQNYNLGLSADESKQYMQQAAEKAPIVEGEVDLQVLDIKPGEDNGLKVIVAFRNGLAKRLEFTEVPIIVHDKDGDTVARVHFTLENMKVEASSHRVWVFDIPFSSIKKEEVNLAELTAFIPKAQQRKKEKAQVAPEVEDNKGLLQ; from the coding sequence ATGAGTTGGTTATTGGAAAATTGGTTTGGTTCCAAGGAGAGCTTGGAGCAAGTACGCGAAGATATTCATGAGAATCTTCATAAAGAGTTTTATTTGGGTGTATCCGGATTAGAGGATCCGCAGCAATCTGCGAACCGTGTAGAATCCAAGGAATTGTTTTTGGTGCTGAACGGTCCGTGGGATGATCAATTGGACGAAGCGGATCATGAGCTCTTGCAGTACGCGCATGATGAAATGCCTCCGGTTGTTCGTAACGAAGTCGGTATCATTCCATTCTTTACACAAGTCACCAATGAGGGTTACTTGGTTCTTACCTACGTTCGCAATGCGACTGACCGCAGCATTTTGCTGCAAAAGCTTCCGTTGTCTTTGGTGACGGAGGATGGAGAGGAAGTCGCGAGCAAGACTTTTGATCTGATCACATCTGGTCCAGTGATGGAAATGGCCAGCCGTCCGATGGAATTCATGTTCCGCTGGGATGAGTTCGACCGTATTCCTGAAAAAGAGGTTCCTCTGAAGCTGACCTATTTCAAGCCGAAAAAGCACAAAGCAGAAGAGAATCAAAACTATAATTTGGGTCTGAGTGCAGATGAGTCCAAGCAATACATGCAGCAGGCAGCAGAGAAGGCTCCGATTGTAGAGGGCGAAGTAGATTTGCAAGTCCTCGACATCAAGCCAGGTGAAGATAACGGCCTGAAAGTCATCGTTGCTTTCCGTAATGGTTTGGCAAAACGTCTGGAGTTTACCGAAGTGCCGATTATCGTTCATGATAAGGATGGCGATACCGTAGCGCGTGTACACTTCACCTTGGAAAACATGAAGGTAGAAGCAAGTAGCCATCGTGTATGGGTATTTGATATTCCGTTCTCCTCCATTAAAAAGGAAGAGGTAAATCTGGCGGAACTGACTGCATTTATTCCGAAAGCACAGCAAAGAAAAAAAGAAAAAGCTCAGGTAGCACCTGAAGTGGAAGACAATAAAGGTTTGTTACAGTAA
- a CDS encoding accessory Sec system S-layer assembly protein: MLSFLKNLTGKKPTTNEVREQVQEESILSAADTEQSHQDAQQVHEDSTGVVTTLSLHELWEKQLGAQEKYSLSFMAQELEPLQPGNISLAGTSLVPHDDGIEVVAFVRNSTDRPISLNEMTLVVLFGDQELFTRQSFDLSELGEIPPRSARPWAFVFAREHFLQIEVLLVNWKIAFEMAQKKMVLPQQLELEESWIKALTDEQKTSLIELAKNLPALKEGEVNIQSVQIRRTESGDLNAMLLIRNGSTQSLSFERLPLALYDASGDKVAEGLFELGSLTVNANTSKPWLFIFPPESIQKEELDLSRWKVNIPQ; this comes from the coding sequence ATGTTATCCTTCTTGAAGAATTTAACGGGGAAAAAACCGACAACCAATGAGGTGCGGGAGCAGGTTCAGGAGGAATCGATTCTTTCCGCTGCTGATACCGAACAGTCTCATCAGGATGCGCAACAGGTACATGAGGATTCAACTGGCGTCGTCACCACACTCTCGCTGCATGAATTGTGGGAGAAGCAGTTGGGGGCGCAAGAGAAATACTCGCTCTCCTTTATGGCTCAGGAACTGGAACCGTTGCAGCCAGGGAATATCTCCTTGGCAGGGACTTCACTTGTTCCGCATGACGACGGGATTGAAGTGGTAGCATTCGTCCGGAACAGCACGGACCGTCCAATTAGCCTGAATGAGATGACGCTGGTGGTACTGTTTGGGGATCAGGAGCTGTTTACCCGCCAATCCTTTGATTTGAGCGAGCTTGGAGAAATTCCGCCGCGTTCTGCAAGACCGTGGGCGTTTGTATTTGCCAGAGAGCACTTTTTACAGATAGAAGTTCTTCTCGTGAATTGGAAGATCGCCTTCGAGATGGCGCAGAAGAAGATGGTTCTTCCACAGCAGCTGGAGCTGGAGGAATCCTGGATTAAGGCGCTGACAGATGAACAAAAAACGTCCTTAATTGAACTAGCGAAGAACCTCCCTGCGCTAAAAGAGGGAGAAGTAAATATACAAAGTGTGCAGATTCGGAGAACCGAAAGTGGTGATCTGAATGCGATGCTTTTGATTCGCAATGGTTCTACCCAGTCGCTGTCCTTCGAAAGGTTGCCGCTGGCGCTCTATGATGCAAGCGGGGATAAAGTGGCAGAAGGCCTGTTTGAACTAGGCAGCCTGACTGTAAATGCAAATACGAGCAAGCCATGGCTGTTCATTTTCCCGCCTGAGAGCATCCAAAAGGAAGAGCTGGACTTGTCTCGTTGGAAAGTAAACATTCCCCAATAA
- a CDS encoding SLAP domain-containing protein, with product MFSFMKNFLGKDQQDLKEDIQEESAIDVAELKNTEVEMESNEQQEGSTGGVEKIRTELSLSPIWESELDSEKKYTLRFLQEELPEIRKGMISVTGFSMIPQPNGMTVAMFFRNSTNKPVRIKNVGLAIYLDDNAFARIKVDLSDMGAIPPHTSRPWEVLFPEESYLHDNFTFKRWKVVMKAGRNSHVWPRNLELDPEMEKRMTDRQKDRLEALTQSLPMIPINTVQVTGFDIGMTKEGHLVAAMLFRNGMGHDYRPDEIKLTIADANGDLVATGVLNASGINVKPGYSRPWLIVFPPNLVKKPDADLKRWTLEVE from the coding sequence ATGTTTTCCTTTATGAAGAATTTTTTAGGTAAGGATCAACAGGATCTAAAAGAAGATATTCAAGAAGAGTCTGCCATCGATGTCGCTGAGTTGAAAAACACCGAGGTCGAAATGGAAAGCAATGAGCAACAGGAAGGGTCTACTGGTGGAGTTGAGAAGATCCGTACGGAATTGTCTCTAAGCCCGATTTGGGAGAGCGAGTTGGATTCCGAGAAAAAGTATACGCTGCGCTTTTTGCAAGAAGAATTGCCAGAGATTCGTAAAGGCATGATTAGCGTAACGGGATTCAGCATGATCCCTCAGCCAAACGGCATGACAGTAGCTATGTTCTTCCGTAACTCCACGAATAAGCCAGTGCGGATTAAAAACGTTGGGTTAGCGATTTATCTTGATGATAATGCGTTTGCACGGATCAAGGTAGATTTGTCAGATATGGGCGCAATTCCGCCGCACACCAGCCGTCCATGGGAGGTATTGTTCCCGGAAGAGAGCTATCTGCATGATAACTTCACCTTTAAGCGTTGGAAAGTGGTAATGAAGGCTGGTAGAAATTCGCATGTATGGCCTCGTAATCTTGAGCTCGATCCCGAAATGGAAAAGCGCATGACTGATCGCCAAAAGGATCGTCTGGAAGCGTTGACGCAGTCTTTGCCAATGATTCCGATTAATACGGTACAGGTTACTGGTTTTGATATCGGGATGACAAAGGAAGGACATTTGGTAGCAGCGATGCTCTTCCGCAATGGGATGGGCCACGATTACCGTCCAGATGAGATCAAGCTGACGATTGCTGATGCAAATGGTGATCTGGTAGCAACAGGCGTGCTGAACGCAAGCGGCATAAATGTGAAGCCGGGTTACAGCCGTCCGTGGCTGATTGTATTCCCGCCAAATTTAGTGAAAAAGCCTGATGCCGACCTGAAAAGATGGACGCTTGAGGTAGAATAG